From the Corythoichthys intestinalis isolate RoL2023-P3 chromosome 13, ASM3026506v1, whole genome shotgun sequence genome, one window contains:
- the eps8a gene encoding epidermal growth factor receptor kinase substrate 8a isoform X3, producing MIKQTVGPCFTHARGPLGTTKFCVYFLSVGSALRQELKPTFPEEDLRRASGDRSALAAPRVPTLSSPPFGGPSLVADFSRKAVVDEGRDERRRDARLRLRRFRRTLHPRPRRSRSQRRVPCQSSDGKRTSLFPALLVQIQEKAKDGVAGGRPDGHVRVPSGGSRPPARPPLRSRGSVAVCLTSAFPSGAAALEHVGVGAQSRSADGGGRRATSAAASRQRENLDAGYDAAGGLPWHQLDRRRHRARARGLPAVLGAAVPGGDERVRLRLHLGAGVQGLGSEQGRSSPVPVRRRQGRPDPRRHPERSDGRQRRKTQKTTRCPQVSRVRPAQIHSGAIVDVVARRMILKSEGDIPPPPAAPAPEPPSFPETGARRPRNGERVALLGPCAPEGERAHRPLGLSRAGGGETETAAAVDRDVRILNRILDDIEAFVGKLQKAADAYRQLAERKNKKNDKKCPGEGLLTLRSRPPAEEQFVDCLQKFKFAFNQLGKLQARIRNPSAEELLHFLFAPLRMVRPVPRRRRRGATAPPCFPQVVRASGGPDLARGTVVPLLTGEAVEFLRAVGTPEERRLWAALGDGWTKSRSEWPEDRDLPPCPLTFADGWRPPSPEDRPSWSPAEEGANKTVCQIQVRLCGQEQHGAVGAQGRAGGGKTPRPPFRFASASSPHPRSARQVVDDRKQWWKVRNGDGLLGYVPNNILEAPAPAVDIGAGGDSVYSHTIQLMMPRKEFEMFKQLLGELNEKQTGGGTERLAEKAPPAPPPLPPPADEAVGRHDAPLSGDDDGGAVRALARRRKSNMEEVQDELLHRLTLGRGAQKKLPAGSHATAGLPGVNITYESSPDDVRGWLEAKGFAPVTVRSLGVLTGAQLFSLNKDELKTVCPDDGARVFGQVAVQKAALERAATSSGDAGDPTPQSVTGNGRRRSDGGEGDGGYLQQRAPSASGKKEDEKQRASNDGSLPDEAAAAARLPPTRRRAHTIPRVSRVAAGERSPGSGGVAASPPRSGSEERRRNLGFLRLGQRLARPWVSSYFRQFPMHIYCLPARSPDRGAGWKKTARGWAEPPGESRTTATRRAFPKARRSRDGMPT from the exons ATGATTAAGCAAACGGTCGGGCCTTGTTTCACACACGCGCGCGGTCCGTTAGGGACCACAAAGTTCTGCGTGTACTTCCTCTCCGTAGGCTCCGCCCTCCGTCAGGAGCTTAAGCCGACCTTCCCCGAGGAGGATTTGCGGCGGGCTTCGGGAGACCGCTCGGCTTTGGCCGCTCCGAGGGTTCCGACGCTCTCGTCGCCACCTTTCGGAGGCCCTTCCTTGGTGGCCGATTTCTCGCGGAAG GCAGTCGTCGACGAAGGACGGGATGAACGGCGACGAGACGCCCGCCTTCGCCTCCGCCGTTTTCGGCGCACCCTACACCCG CGGCCTCGACGCTCCCGAAGCCAACGGCGAGTCCCGTGCCAAAGCTCTGACGG GAAACGAACAAGTCTATTTCCCGCGCTCCTCGTCCAAATACAAGAAAA AGCGAAGGACGGCGTGGCAGGCGGACGGCCTGACGGACACGTCCGAGTACCAAGTGGAGGTTCCcgaccgcccgcccgcccgcccctcCGTTCCCGAGGGTCCGTCGCCGTTTGCCTGACGAGCGCTTTTCCGTCCGGCGCCGCAGCACTTGAGCACGTTGGTGTTGGAGCGCAAAGCCGGTCTGCTGACGGTGGAGGACGGCGTGCGACGTCTGCGGCTGCTTCACGCCAAAGGGAAAATCTGGACGCAGGATATGACGCTGCGGGTGGACTGCCGTGGCATCAGCTTGATAGACGCCGACACCGAG CACGAGCTCGAGGTCTTCCCGCTGTGCTCGGTGCAGCGGTGCCAGGCGGTGATGAACGCGTGCGGCTTCGACTCCATCTTGGCGCTGGTGTGCAAGGACTCGGGTCAGAGCAAGGCCGATCTTCACCTGTTCCAGTGCGACGACGTCAAG GCCGACCTGATCCACGCCGACATCCGGAGCGCTCTGACGGACGCCAAAGGAGGAAAACCCAAAAAACGACCCGATGTCCTCAAGTAAGTCGCGTCCGCCCGGCGCAAATCCACTCGGGGGCCATCGTAGATGTCGTCGCACGTAGGATGATTCTGAAGAGCGAGGGCGACATCCCGCCTCCCCCCGCCGCGCCCGCCCCAGAACCGCCGTCCTTTCCGGAGACGGGCGCCCGGCGGCCTCGGAACGGTGAGCGAGTCGCGCTGCTCGGACCCTGCGCGCCCGAGGGGGAGCGAGCTCACCGCCCGCTCGGCCTTTCTCGCGCAGGCGGAGGAGAGACCGAGACGGCGGCCGCCGTGGACCGCGACGTG CGAATCCTCAATCGCATCCTGGACGACATCGAGGCCTTCGTGGGCAAACTGCAGAAAGCGGCCGACGCCTACCGACAGCTGGCCGAGCGCAAGAACAAGAAAAACGACAAGAAATGTCCCGGAG AGGGGCTCCTGACGCTGCGGTCCAGACCTCCCGCCGAGGAGCAGTTTGTCGACTGTCTGCAAAAGTTCAAATTTGCTTTCAACCAGCTG GGCAAATTGCAAGCTCGCATCCGGAACCCGAGCGCAGAGGAGCTTCTTCACTTCCTCTTCGCCCCCCTCAGAATGGTACGTCCCGTCCCTCGCCGTAGGCGAAGGGGAGCGACGGCTCCGCCCTGTTTCCCGCAGGTGGTGCGAGCGTCGGGCGGCCCCGATCTGGCTCGCGGCACCGTCGTCCCGCTGCTCACCGGCGAGGCGGTGGAATTCCTGCGCGCCGTCGGCACGCCGGAGGAGCGCCGCCTGTGGGCGGCGTTGGGGGACGGCTGGACCAAGAGCAG GTCGGAGTGGCCCGAGGATCGCGACCTTCCGCCCTGCCCGTTGACGTTCGCCGACGGTTGGCGACCGCCGTCTCCGGAGGATCGGCCGAGCTGGAGTCCGGCGGAGGAG GGCGCGAACAAAACAGTTTGCCAAATCCAAGTACGACTTTGTGGCCAGGAACAACACGGAGCTGTCGGTGCTCAAGGACGAGCTGGTGGAGGCAAGACCCCTCGCCCTCCGTTCCGCTTCGCTTCGGCGTCTTCGCCTCACCCGCGTTCCGCCCGTCAGGTGGTGGACGACAGGAAGCAGTGGTGGAAGGTGCGAAACGGCGACGGCCTGCTGGGTTACGTGCCAAACAACATCCTGGAAGCGCCGGCACCGGCGGTGGACATCGGCGCTGGCGGGGACAGCGTCTACAGCCACACCATACAG CTGATGATGCCGCGGAAGGAGTTTGAGATGTTCAAG CAATTACTGGGAGAGCTCAACGAG AAACAGACCGGCGGCGGTACCGAGCGCCTTGCCGAAAAAGCCCCGCCCGCGCCGCCGCCTCTTCCGCCGCCCGCCGACGAGGCCGTCGGACGCCACGACGCCCCGCTTTCCGGAGACGACGACGGCGGCGCCGTGAGAGCCCTGGCCCGAC GCAGAAAGTCCAACATGGAGGAGGTCCAGGACGAGCTCCTGCACCGACTGACGTTGGGTCGCGGCGCGCAGAAGAAACTCCCCGCGGGGTCGCACGCCACCGCCGGCCTTCCCGGCGTCAACATCACGTACGAGTCGTCTCCCGACGACGTTCGCGGCTGGCTGGAGGCCAAAGGCTTCGCTCCCGT CACCGTCAGAAGTCTGGGGGTCCTGACGGGGGCGCAGCTCTTCTCGCTCAACAAAGACGAGCTGAAGACCGTCTGCCCCGACGACGGCGCTCGCGTCTTCGGCCAAGTCGCCGTGCAGAAGGCGGCGCTCGAG AGAGCGGCGACGTCATCGGGCGACGCCGGAGACCCGACGCCGCAAAGCGTCACGGGAAACGGCCGTCGCCGCTCGGACGGCGGAGAAGGAGACGGCGG GTAcctccagcagagggcgccgagCGCTAGCGGCAAAaaagaggatgaaaagcaacggGCGAGTAACGACGGCAGTCTGCCGGACGAGGCGGCCGCCGCCGCGCGCCTTCCGCCGACCCGGCGTCGCGCTCACACCATCCCGCGGGTCTCTCGCGTCGCAGCCGGCGAACGTTCGCCGGGGTCCGGAGGCGTCGCGGCGTCTCCGCCCAGATCGGGATCGGAGGAGCGCCGGCGGAACCTCGGCTTCCTGCGCCTCGGCCAGCGGCTCGCCAG GCCGTGGGTCAGCAGCTACTTCCGCCAATTCCCCATGCACATCTACTGCCTTCCCGCGCGGTCCCCCGACCGAGGAGCCGGATGGAAGAAGACGGCGCGGGGCTGGGCGGAGCCTCCCGGCGAATCCCGAACGACGGCGACCCGTCGAGCCTTCCCCAAAGCGCGGCGGTCACGTGACGGGATGCCCACATGA
- the eps8a gene encoding epidermal growth factor receptor kinase substrate 8a isoform X6 — protein sequence MIKQTVGPCFTHARGPLGTTKFCVYFLSVGSALRQELKPTFPEEDLRRASGDRSALAAPRVPTLSSPPFGGPSLVADFSRKAVVDEGRDERRRDARLRLRRFRRTLHPRPRRSRSQRRVPCQSSDGKRTSLFPALLVQIQEKAKDGVAGGRPDGHVRVPSGGSRPPARPPLRSRGSVAVCLTSAFPSGAAALEHVGVGAQSRSADGGGRRATSAAASRQRENLDAGYDAAGGLPWHQLDRRRHRARARGLPAVLGAAVPGGDERVRLRLHLGAGVQGLGSEQGRSSPVPVRRRQGERGPRRRLGPRLNGRPGRSRPQADLIHADIRSALTDAKGGKPKKRPDVLKMILKSEGDIPPPPAAPAPEPPSFPETGARRPRNGERVALLGPCAPEGERAHRPLGLSRAGGGETETAAAVDRDVRILNRILDDIEAFVGKLQKAADAYRQLAERKNKKNDKKCPGEGLLTLRSRPPAEEQFVDCLQKFKFAFNQLGKLQARIRNPSAEELLHFLFAPLRMVVRASGGPDLARGTVVPLLTGEAVEFLRAVGTPEERRLWAALGDGWTKSRSEWPEDRDLPPCPLTFADGWRPPSPEDRPSWSPAEEGANKTVCQIQVRLCGQEQHGAVGAQGRAGGGKTPRPPFRFASASSPHPRSARQVVDDRKQWWKVRNGDGLLGYVPNNILEAPAPAVDIGAGGDSVYSHTIQLMMPRKEFEMFKQLLGELNEKQTGGGTERLAEKAPPAPPPLPPPADEAVGRHDAPLSGDDDGGAVRALARRRKSNMEEVQDELLHRLTLGRGAQKKLPAGSHATAGLPGVNITYESSPDDVRGWLEAKGFAPVTVRSLGVLTGAQLFSLNKDELKTVCPDDGARVFGQVAVQKAALERAATSSGDAGDPTPQSVTGNGRRRSDGGEGDGGYLQQRAPSASGKKEDEKQRASNDGSLPDEAAAAARLPPTRRRAHTIPRVSRVAAGERSPGSGGVAASPPRSGSEERRRNLGFLRLGQRLARPWVSSYFRQFPMHIYCLPARSPDRGAGWKKTARGWAEPPGESRTTATRRAFPKARRSRDGMPT from the exons ATGATTAAGCAAACGGTCGGGCCTTGTTTCACACACGCGCGCGGTCCGTTAGGGACCACAAAGTTCTGCGTGTACTTCCTCTCCGTAGGCTCCGCCCTCCGTCAGGAGCTTAAGCCGACCTTCCCCGAGGAGGATTTGCGGCGGGCTTCGGGAGACCGCTCGGCTTTGGCCGCTCCGAGGGTTCCGACGCTCTCGTCGCCACCTTTCGGAGGCCCTTCCTTGGTGGCCGATTTCTCGCGGAAG GCAGTCGTCGACGAAGGACGGGATGAACGGCGACGAGACGCCCGCCTTCGCCTCCGCCGTTTTCGGCGCACCCTACACCCG CGGCCTCGACGCTCCCGAAGCCAACGGCGAGTCCCGTGCCAAAGCTCTGACGG GAAACGAACAAGTCTATTTCCCGCGCTCCTCGTCCAAATACAAGAAAA AGCGAAGGACGGCGTGGCAGGCGGACGGCCTGACGGACACGTCCGAGTACCAAGTGGAGGTTCCcgaccgcccgcccgcccgcccctcCGTTCCCGAGGGTCCGTCGCCGTTTGCCTGACGAGCGCTTTTCCGTCCGGCGCCGCAGCACTTGAGCACGTTGGTGTTGGAGCGCAAAGCCGGTCTGCTGACGGTGGAGGACGGCGTGCGACGTCTGCGGCTGCTTCACGCCAAAGGGAAAATCTGGACGCAGGATATGACGCTGCGGGTGGACTGCCGTGGCATCAGCTTGATAGACGCCGACACCGAG CACGAGCTCGAGGTCTTCCCGCTGTGCTCGGTGCAGCGGTGCCAGGCGGTGATGAACGCGTGCGGCTTCGACTCCATCTTGGCGCTGGTGTGCAAGGACTCGGGTCAGAGCAAGGCCGATCTTCACCTGTTCCAGTGCGACGACGTCAAGGTGAGCGTGGGCCGCGCCGGCGGCTCGGGCCGCGTCTAAACGGACGGCCGGGCCGTTCCCGCCCGCAGGCCGACCTGATCCACGCCGACATCCGGAGCGCTCTGACGGACGCCAAAGGAGGAAAACCCAAAAAACGACCCGATGTCCTCAA GATGATTCTGAAGAGCGAGGGCGACATCCCGCCTCCCCCCGCCGCGCCCGCCCCAGAACCGCCGTCCTTTCCGGAGACGGGCGCCCGGCGGCCTCGGAACGGTGAGCGAGTCGCGCTGCTCGGACCCTGCGCGCCCGAGGGGGAGCGAGCTCACCGCCCGCTCGGCCTTTCTCGCGCAGGCGGAGGAGAGACCGAGACGGCGGCCGCCGTGGACCGCGACGTG CGAATCCTCAATCGCATCCTGGACGACATCGAGGCCTTCGTGGGCAAACTGCAGAAAGCGGCCGACGCCTACCGACAGCTGGCCGAGCGCAAGAACAAGAAAAACGACAAGAAATGTCCCGGAG AGGGGCTCCTGACGCTGCGGTCCAGACCTCCCGCCGAGGAGCAGTTTGTCGACTGTCTGCAAAAGTTCAAATTTGCTTTCAACCAGCTG GGCAAATTGCAAGCTCGCATCCGGAACCCGAGCGCAGAGGAGCTTCTTCACTTCCTCTTCGCCCCCCTCAGAATG GTGGTGCGAGCGTCGGGCGGCCCCGATCTGGCTCGCGGCACCGTCGTCCCGCTGCTCACCGGCGAGGCGGTGGAATTCCTGCGCGCCGTCGGCACGCCGGAGGAGCGCCGCCTGTGGGCGGCGTTGGGGGACGGCTGGACCAAGAGCAG GTCGGAGTGGCCCGAGGATCGCGACCTTCCGCCCTGCCCGTTGACGTTCGCCGACGGTTGGCGACCGCCGTCTCCGGAGGATCGGCCGAGCTGGAGTCCGGCGGAGGAG GGCGCGAACAAAACAGTTTGCCAAATCCAAGTACGACTTTGTGGCCAGGAACAACACGGAGCTGTCGGTGCTCAAGGACGAGCTGGTGGAGGCAAGACCCCTCGCCCTCCGTTCCGCTTCGCTTCGGCGTCTTCGCCTCACCCGCGTTCCGCCCGTCAGGTGGTGGACGACAGGAAGCAGTGGTGGAAGGTGCGAAACGGCGACGGCCTGCTGGGTTACGTGCCAAACAACATCCTGGAAGCGCCGGCACCGGCGGTGGACATCGGCGCTGGCGGGGACAGCGTCTACAGCCACACCATACAG CTGATGATGCCGCGGAAGGAGTTTGAGATGTTCAAG CAATTACTGGGAGAGCTCAACGAG AAACAGACCGGCGGCGGTACCGAGCGCCTTGCCGAAAAAGCCCCGCCCGCGCCGCCGCCTCTTCCGCCGCCCGCCGACGAGGCCGTCGGACGCCACGACGCCCCGCTTTCCGGAGACGACGACGGCGGCGCCGTGAGAGCCCTGGCCCGAC GCAGAAAGTCCAACATGGAGGAGGTCCAGGACGAGCTCCTGCACCGACTGACGTTGGGTCGCGGCGCGCAGAAGAAACTCCCCGCGGGGTCGCACGCCACCGCCGGCCTTCCCGGCGTCAACATCACGTACGAGTCGTCTCCCGACGACGTTCGCGGCTGGCTGGAGGCCAAAGGCTTCGCTCCCGT CACCGTCAGAAGTCTGGGGGTCCTGACGGGGGCGCAGCTCTTCTCGCTCAACAAAGACGAGCTGAAGACCGTCTGCCCCGACGACGGCGCTCGCGTCTTCGGCCAAGTCGCCGTGCAGAAGGCGGCGCTCGAG AGAGCGGCGACGTCATCGGGCGACGCCGGAGACCCGACGCCGCAAAGCGTCACGGGAAACGGCCGTCGCCGCTCGGACGGCGGAGAAGGAGACGGCGG GTAcctccagcagagggcgccgagCGCTAGCGGCAAAaaagaggatgaaaagcaacggGCGAGTAACGACGGCAGTCTGCCGGACGAGGCGGCCGCCGCCGCGCGCCTTCCGCCGACCCGGCGTCGCGCTCACACCATCCCGCGGGTCTCTCGCGTCGCAGCCGGCGAACGTTCGCCGGGGTCCGGAGGCGTCGCGGCGTCTCCGCCCAGATCGGGATCGGAGGAGCGCCGGCGGAACCTCGGCTTCCTGCGCCTCGGCCAGCGGCTCGCCAG GCCGTGGGTCAGCAGCTACTTCCGCCAATTCCCCATGCACATCTACTGCCTTCCCGCGCGGTCCCCCGACCGAGGAGCCGGATGGAAGAAGACGGCGCGGGGCTGGGCGGAGCCTCCCGGCGAATCCCGAACGACGGCGACCCGTCGAGCCTTCCCCAAAGCGCGGCGGTCACGTGACGGGATGCCCACATGA
- the eps8a gene encoding epidermal growth factor receptor kinase substrate 8a isoform X1, translated as MIKQTVGPCFTHARGPLGTTKFCVYFLSVGSALRQELKPTFPEEDLRRASGDRSALAAPRVPTLSSPPFGGPSLVADFSRKAVVDEGRDERRRDARLRLRRFRRTLHPRPRRSRSQRRVPCQSSDGKRTSLFPALLVQIQEKAKDGVAGGRPDGHVRVPSGGSRPPARPPLRSRGSVAVCLTSAFPSGAAALEHVGVGAQSRSADGGGRRATSAAASRQRENLDAGYDAAGGLPWHQLDRRRHRARARGLPAVLGAAVPGGDERVRLRLHLGAGVQGLGSEQGRSSPVPVRRRQGERGPRRRLGPRLNGRPGRSRPQADLIHADIRSALTDAKGGKPKKRPDVLKMILKSEGDIPPPPAAPAPEPPSFPETGARRPRNGERVALLGPCAPEGERAHRPLGLSRAGGGETETAAAVDRDVRILNRILDDIEAFVGKLQKAADAYRQLAERKNKKNDKKCPGEGLLTLRSRPPAEEQFVDCLQKFKFAFNQLGKLQARIRNPSAEELLHFLFAPLRMVRPVPRRRRRGATAPPCFPQVVRASGGPDLARGTVVPLLTGEAVEFLRAVGTPEERRLWAALGDGWTKSRSEWPEDRDLPPCPLTFADGWRPPSPEDRPSWSPAEEGANKTVCQIQVRLCGQEQHGAVGAQGRAGGGKTPRPPFRFASASSPHPRSARQVVDDRKQWWKVRNGDGLLGYVPNNILEAPAPAVDIGAGGDSVYSHTIQLMMPRKEFEMFKQLLGELNEKQTGGGTERLAEKAPPAPPPLPPPADEAVGRHDAPLSGDDDGGAVRALARRRKSNMEEVQDELLHRLTLGRGAQKKLPAGSHATAGLPGVNITYESSPDDVRGWLEAKGFAPVTVRSLGVLTGAQLFSLNKDELKTVCPDDGARVFGQVAVQKAALERAATSSGDAGDPTPQSVTGNGRRRSDGGEGDGGYLQQRAPSASGKKEDEKQRASNDGSLPDEAAAAARLPPTRRRAHTIPRVSRVAAGERSPGSGGVAASPPRSGSEERRRNLGFLRLGQRLARPWVSSYFRQFPMHIYCLPARSPDRGAGWKKTARGWAEPPGESRTTATRRAFPKARRSRDGMPT; from the exons ATGATTAAGCAAACGGTCGGGCCTTGTTTCACACACGCGCGCGGTCCGTTAGGGACCACAAAGTTCTGCGTGTACTTCCTCTCCGTAGGCTCCGCCCTCCGTCAGGAGCTTAAGCCGACCTTCCCCGAGGAGGATTTGCGGCGGGCTTCGGGAGACCGCTCGGCTTTGGCCGCTCCGAGGGTTCCGACGCTCTCGTCGCCACCTTTCGGAGGCCCTTCCTTGGTGGCCGATTTCTCGCGGAAG GCAGTCGTCGACGAAGGACGGGATGAACGGCGACGAGACGCCCGCCTTCGCCTCCGCCGTTTTCGGCGCACCCTACACCCG CGGCCTCGACGCTCCCGAAGCCAACGGCGAGTCCCGTGCCAAAGCTCTGACGG GAAACGAACAAGTCTATTTCCCGCGCTCCTCGTCCAAATACAAGAAAA AGCGAAGGACGGCGTGGCAGGCGGACGGCCTGACGGACACGTCCGAGTACCAAGTGGAGGTTCCcgaccgcccgcccgcccgcccctcCGTTCCCGAGGGTCCGTCGCCGTTTGCCTGACGAGCGCTTTTCCGTCCGGCGCCGCAGCACTTGAGCACGTTGGTGTTGGAGCGCAAAGCCGGTCTGCTGACGGTGGAGGACGGCGTGCGACGTCTGCGGCTGCTTCACGCCAAAGGGAAAATCTGGACGCAGGATATGACGCTGCGGGTGGACTGCCGTGGCATCAGCTTGATAGACGCCGACACCGAG CACGAGCTCGAGGTCTTCCCGCTGTGCTCGGTGCAGCGGTGCCAGGCGGTGATGAACGCGTGCGGCTTCGACTCCATCTTGGCGCTGGTGTGCAAGGACTCGGGTCAGAGCAAGGCCGATCTTCACCTGTTCCAGTGCGACGACGTCAAGGTGAGCGTGGGCCGCGCCGGCGGCTCGGGCCGCGTCTAAACGGACGGCCGGGCCGTTCCCGCCCGCAGGCCGACCTGATCCACGCCGACATCCGGAGCGCTCTGACGGACGCCAAAGGAGGAAAACCCAAAAAACGACCCGATGTCCTCAA GATGATTCTGAAGAGCGAGGGCGACATCCCGCCTCCCCCCGCCGCGCCCGCCCCAGAACCGCCGTCCTTTCCGGAGACGGGCGCCCGGCGGCCTCGGAACGGTGAGCGAGTCGCGCTGCTCGGACCCTGCGCGCCCGAGGGGGAGCGAGCTCACCGCCCGCTCGGCCTTTCTCGCGCAGGCGGAGGAGAGACCGAGACGGCGGCCGCCGTGGACCGCGACGTG CGAATCCTCAATCGCATCCTGGACGACATCGAGGCCTTCGTGGGCAAACTGCAGAAAGCGGCCGACGCCTACCGACAGCTGGCCGAGCGCAAGAACAAGAAAAACGACAAGAAATGTCCCGGAG AGGGGCTCCTGACGCTGCGGTCCAGACCTCCCGCCGAGGAGCAGTTTGTCGACTGTCTGCAAAAGTTCAAATTTGCTTTCAACCAGCTG GGCAAATTGCAAGCTCGCATCCGGAACCCGAGCGCAGAGGAGCTTCTTCACTTCCTCTTCGCCCCCCTCAGAATGGTACGTCCCGTCCCTCGCCGTAGGCGAAGGGGAGCGACGGCTCCGCCCTGTTTCCCGCAGGTGGTGCGAGCGTCGGGCGGCCCCGATCTGGCTCGCGGCACCGTCGTCCCGCTGCTCACCGGCGAGGCGGTGGAATTCCTGCGCGCCGTCGGCACGCCGGAGGAGCGCCGCCTGTGGGCGGCGTTGGGGGACGGCTGGACCAAGAGCAG GTCGGAGTGGCCCGAGGATCGCGACCTTCCGCCCTGCCCGTTGACGTTCGCCGACGGTTGGCGACCGCCGTCTCCGGAGGATCGGCCGAGCTGGAGTCCGGCGGAGGAG GGCGCGAACAAAACAGTTTGCCAAATCCAAGTACGACTTTGTGGCCAGGAACAACACGGAGCTGTCGGTGCTCAAGGACGAGCTGGTGGAGGCAAGACCCCTCGCCCTCCGTTCCGCTTCGCTTCGGCGTCTTCGCCTCACCCGCGTTCCGCCCGTCAGGTGGTGGACGACAGGAAGCAGTGGTGGAAGGTGCGAAACGGCGACGGCCTGCTGGGTTACGTGCCAAACAACATCCTGGAAGCGCCGGCACCGGCGGTGGACATCGGCGCTGGCGGGGACAGCGTCTACAGCCACACCATACAG CTGATGATGCCGCGGAAGGAGTTTGAGATGTTCAAG CAATTACTGGGAGAGCTCAACGAG AAACAGACCGGCGGCGGTACCGAGCGCCTTGCCGAAAAAGCCCCGCCCGCGCCGCCGCCTCTTCCGCCGCCCGCCGACGAGGCCGTCGGACGCCACGACGCCCCGCTTTCCGGAGACGACGACGGCGGCGCCGTGAGAGCCCTGGCCCGAC GCAGAAAGTCCAACATGGAGGAGGTCCAGGACGAGCTCCTGCACCGACTGACGTTGGGTCGCGGCGCGCAGAAGAAACTCCCCGCGGGGTCGCACGCCACCGCCGGCCTTCCCGGCGTCAACATCACGTACGAGTCGTCTCCCGACGACGTTCGCGGCTGGCTGGAGGCCAAAGGCTTCGCTCCCGT CACCGTCAGAAGTCTGGGGGTCCTGACGGGGGCGCAGCTCTTCTCGCTCAACAAAGACGAGCTGAAGACCGTCTGCCCCGACGACGGCGCTCGCGTCTTCGGCCAAGTCGCCGTGCAGAAGGCGGCGCTCGAG AGAGCGGCGACGTCATCGGGCGACGCCGGAGACCCGACGCCGCAAAGCGTCACGGGAAACGGCCGTCGCCGCTCGGACGGCGGAGAAGGAGACGGCGG GTAcctccagcagagggcgccgagCGCTAGCGGCAAAaaagaggatgaaaagcaacggGCGAGTAACGACGGCAGTCTGCCGGACGAGGCGGCCGCCGCCGCGCGCCTTCCGCCGACCCGGCGTCGCGCTCACACCATCCCGCGGGTCTCTCGCGTCGCAGCCGGCGAACGTTCGCCGGGGTCCGGAGGCGTCGCGGCGTCTCCGCCCAGATCGGGATCGGAGGAGCGCCGGCGGAACCTCGGCTTCCTGCGCCTCGGCCAGCGGCTCGCCAG GCCGTGGGTCAGCAGCTACTTCCGCCAATTCCCCATGCACATCTACTGCCTTCCCGCGCGGTCCCCCGACCGAGGAGCCGGATGGAAGAAGACGGCGCGGGGCTGGGCGGAGCCTCCCGGCGAATCCCGAACGACGGCGACCCGTCGAGCCTTCCCCAAAGCGCGGCGGTCACGTGACGGGATGCCCACATGA